In a single window of the Desulfovibrio mangrovi genome:
- the ileS gene encoding isoleucine--tRNA ligase codes for MSDYKKTLHLPQTKFPMKANLTQKEPEMLKFWEESKAYDAMIAASGTKGEYVLHDGPPYANGSIHLGHALNKILKDIIVKSKNMQGLKAEYIPGWDCHGLPIELKVEKQLGEKKKTIPEHVFRKLCREYAAKFVDIQRKEFKRLGIMGIWDEPYLTMHPSYEAATARELGNFMKDDYVARSKKPIYWCCSCQTALAEAEVEYADHTSPSIYVRFPLNDAKLKDIFPAADPAKAFAVIWTTTPWTIPDNMGIALHPELEYSLLEKDGEFYLLASGLVETCAKAFGWESWNVAGTALGTALEGLVAKHPIYDRVSPLCLGDHVTLEAGTGCVHTAPGHGREDFEVGQKYGLEIYSPMNNEGRFLDSVEFFAGLTVFEANPKVIEKLQEVGNLLGLSKIKHSYPHCWRCKEPVIFRATTQWFITMEANDLRKRALNAIRNDVAWIPAWGEERIHQMIENRPDWCISRQRMWGVPIIALLCESCDEAWYDTEWVMDIVSRFEKHPLGCDYWFSTPLEEIVPEGLACPKCGGNHWKLSKDILDVWFDSGTSFAAVVEQRKELRYPADMYLEGSDQHRGWFHSSLLASMGTRGCAPYKEVLTHGYVVDGNGHKMSKSLGNGIEPLEVITKHGAEVLRMWASSVDYREDVRISDEILNRLVDAYRRIRNTCRYILGNIDDLTADKLVPVEEMESLDRFALDVASRAHERVQAAYNDYEFHKVYHTLHNLCVTDLSAFYLDILKDRLYSSGKDSRERRSAQTAMLHILRLLIRDMAPVLSFTAEEVFQFLPDDLKNDAKTVFAVSADDVPVYTMPAEERAAWEKLLLVRSEITKAIEPVRKSGEIGHALDTHVTLYLDDTLAASLESLKTDLRANFIVSKLSTAPLAEAPESAFTAEEVEGLRIGVAKAPGDKCERCWIYSEELGTDANHPAICPRCTGVLQSMTLED; via the coding sequence ATGAGCGACTACAAGAAGACGCTGCATCTGCCCCAGACCAAATTTCCCATGAAGGCCAACCTGACTCAGAAGGAGCCGGAAATGCTCAAGTTCTGGGAAGAATCCAAGGCCTACGACGCCATGATTGCAGCAAGTGGCACCAAAGGCGAATACGTCCTGCACGATGGCCCCCCTTATGCAAACGGCAGCATTCACCTCGGTCACGCTCTGAACAAGATTCTCAAGGATATCATCGTCAAGTCCAAGAATATGCAGGGCCTGAAGGCCGAATACATTCCCGGCTGGGACTGTCACGGTCTTCCCATTGAACTGAAGGTGGAAAAGCAGCTTGGTGAAAAGAAAAAGACCATTCCCGAGCATGTATTCCGCAAGCTCTGCCGTGAATATGCCGCAAAGTTCGTCGATATCCAGCGTAAGGAATTCAAACGCCTCGGCATCATGGGCATCTGGGATGAACCCTATCTGACCATGCATCCTTCCTACGAAGCTGCTACGGCCCGCGAGCTGGGCAACTTCATGAAGGACGACTATGTTGCGCGCAGCAAGAAGCCCATCTATTGGTGCTGCTCCTGCCAGACCGCGCTTGCGGAAGCGGAAGTGGAATACGCGGATCACACCTCGCCTTCCATCTACGTCCGTTTCCCGCTCAACGACGCCAAGCTGAAAGACATTTTCCCCGCGGCTGATCCTGCCAAGGCATTTGCCGTTATCTGGACGACCACTCCGTGGACCATTCCGGACAACATGGGTATCGCCCTGCATCCCGAGCTGGAATACTCCCTGCTCGAAAAGGACGGGGAGTTCTATCTGCTCGCCTCCGGCCTGGTTGAAACCTGTGCCAAGGCGTTCGGCTGGGAAAGCTGGAACGTTGCCGGAACCGCTCTGGGTACCGCCCTTGAAGGGCTGGTGGCAAAGCATCCCATCTACGACCGCGTCTCCCCCCTGTGCCTCGGCGACCACGTAACGCTTGAAGCCGGTACCGGCTGCGTTCACACCGCCCCCGGCCACGGCCGCGAAGACTTTGAAGTAGGCCAAAAGTACGGGCTGGAAATCTATTCCCCCATGAACAACGAAGGCCGTTTCCTCGATTCCGTGGAGTTCTTCGCCGGTTTGACCGTGTTCGAAGCCAACCCCAAGGTCATCGAAAAGCTTCAGGAAGTGGGCAACCTGCTTGGCCTGAGCAAGATCAAGCACTCCTACCCCCATTGCTGGCGCTGCAAAGAGCCGGTCATCTTCCGCGCAACCACCCAGTGGTTCATCACCATGGAAGCCAACGACCTGCGCAAGCGCGCCCTCAATGCCATCCGCAATGACGTGGCGTGGATTCCCGCATGGGGTGAGGAACGCATCCACCAGATGATCGAGAACCGTCCTGACTGGTGTATTTCCCGCCAGCGCATGTGGGGCGTGCCGATCATCGCCCTGCTCTGCGAAAGCTGCGACGAGGCATGGTATGACACCGAATGGGTCATGGACATCGTTTCCCGCTTCGAAAAGCACCCCCTCGGCTGCGACTACTGGTTCTCCACCCCGCTGGAAGAAATCGTTCCAGAAGGGCTCGCCTGCCCCAAGTGCGGCGGCAACCACTGGAAGCTCAGCAAGGACATTCTGGACGTGTGGTTTGACTCCGGCACCAGCTTTGCCGCTGTTGTCGAGCAGCGTAAGGAATTGCGCTACCCCGCCGACATGTATCTTGAAGGCTCCGACCAGCATCGCGGCTGGTTCCACAGCTCCCTGCTTGCCAGCATGGGCACCCGCGGCTGCGCTCCCTACAAGGAAGTGCTCACCCACGGCTACGTTGTGGACGGCAACGGCCACAAGATGTCCAAGTCTCTCGGCAACGGCATCGAGCCCCTGGAAGTCATCACCAAGCACGGCGCGGAAGTGCTGCGCATGTGGGCTTCCTCCGTTGACTACCGCGAAGACGTGCGCATTTCCGACGAGATTCTGAACCGACTCGTGGATGCCTACCGCCGTATCCGCAACACCTGCCGATACATCCTCGGCAACATCGACGACCTCACCGCCGACAAGCTGGTACCCGTTGAGGAAATGGAATCGCTGGACCGCTTTGCACTCGACGTGGCATCCCGCGCTCACGAGCGTGTGCAGGCAGCCTACAACGACTATGAATTCCACAAGGTCTACCACACGCTGCACAACCTGTGCGTCACCGACCTTTCCGCATTCTATCTGGACATCCTGAAGGACCGCCTCTACTCCTCCGGCAAGGACAGCCGCGAACGCCGCAGCGCGCAAACCGCCATGCTGCACATTCTGCGCCTGCTCATCCGCGATATGGCTCCCGTGCTAAGCTTCACCGCAGAAGAAGTGTTCCAGTTCCTGCCCGATGACCTGAAGAATGACGCCAAGACGGTCTTTGCCGTCTCTGCCGATGACGTGCCTGTTTATACCATGCCCGCAGAAGAACGCGCTGCATGGGAAAAGCTGTTGCTTGTCCGCTCCGAAATCACCAAGGCCATTGAACCGGTCCGCAAGTCCGGCGAAATCGGCCATGCGCTTGATACGCACGTGACCCTGTATCTGGACGATACGCTGGCTGCATCGCTTGAAAGTCTGAAGACCGACCTGCGCGCCAACTTCATCGTTTCCAAGCTGAGCACGGCTCCGCTGGCTGAAGCACCTGAGTCTGCCTTTACCGCTGAAGAGGTGGAAGGCCTGCGCATCGGTGTGGCCAAGGCCCCCGGAGATAAGTGCGAACGCTGCTGGATTTACAGCGAAGAGCTGGGCACGGATGCCAACCATCCTGCCATCTGCCCCCGCTGCACCGGCGTGCTGCAGAGCATGACTCTCGAAGACTAG
- the lspA gene encoding signal peptidase II: MRTRFYYIYGLGLLTALLDQYTKYWVVTTIPRYMTVTVIPGFFNLVNVRNSGAAFGFLNDPDTEWQVWMFAAAAVIAVGIINYLAKTSGKSAVMFTGLGLVLGGAIGNLIDRIRLQSVIDFLDFHVAEWHWPAFNVADIGICLGAGLIMLAMYKHK; this comes from the coding sequence ATGCGAACCCGCTTTTACTATATCTACGGGCTTGGCCTGCTGACCGCCCTGCTCGACCAGTACACCAAGTATTGGGTAGTCACGACCATTCCCCGCTACATGACCGTCACGGTCATTCCCGGCTTCTTCAATCTCGTCAATGTGCGCAACAGCGGCGCTGCTTTCGGGTTTCTGAACGATCCCGACACGGAATGGCAGGTCTGGATGTTTGCCGCCGCCGCCGTCATAGCGGTAGGCATCATCAACTACCTCGCCAAAACCTCCGGCAAAAGCGCTGTCATGTTCACGGGCCTTGGCCTGGTGTTAGGCGGTGCCATAGGCAACCTCATAGACCGCATACGCCTGCAATCCGTCATCGACTTTCTGGACTTTCACGTAGCGGAATGGCACTGGCCCGCGTTCAACGTTGCCGACATAGGCATTTGCCTTGGTGCCGGCCTGATCATGCTGGCCATGTACAAACACAAGTAA
- a CDS encoding PLD nuclease N-terminal domain-containing protein produces the protein MNELFPILDLFSNGDASPLLMILALALPILPNLWCIWHAYGHEFSTPAEKYGWMLAGVFVPVLGGVVYLLFGWRRTRGLADWAKPRKRK, from the coding sequence ATGAACGAGCTGTTTCCCATATTAGACCTGTTCAGCAACGGCGACGCCTCTCCCCTGCTGATGATACTGGCCCTTGCGCTTCCCATTTTGCCCAATCTGTGGTGTATTTGGCACGCCTATGGTCATGAATTTTCCACTCCCGCCGAAAAATACGGATGGATGCTTGCGGGCGTCTTTGTTCCGGTTCTCGGCGGCGTTGTGTATCTTCTGTTTGGCTGGCGCCGGACACGCGGTCTGGCTGACTGGGCAAAACCTCGTAAACGAAAGTAA
- the ybgF gene encoding tol-pal system protein YbgF, translated as MRTFRNVLLSLTCIALLTACVKREDMDALELKVYEQDQQIQQLNQKIGKTTKELEAARPEQADMWSDVQSMRPRMARIESTLEEMQHRSMQSEEDSSALQNDVSYLKKMVAYLEANLRVMASQSGIDLPEPPAAAPAAAQPAATESGAPMSGPAGAPIPATDTAPAPSAQTPAAQAAPTAPAAPADPNVLVAKDGTELVVNPGKPQAAPPAAKPAPEAPAQPKAQAEPAVTEQQLYDAAFTAFKERRYKDALRMWEQFEKTYPKHTLVPNAIFWQGESNYQMKEYAPAILAYQKVIDKYSKSDKYRSAMLKQGIAFGKLGKKQAGRVRLEELIKKFPKTQEADRARKALAEMK; from the coding sequence ATGCGCACTTTTCGTAACGTTCTTCTTTCTCTGACCTGCATCGCGCTGCTGACCGCCTGCGTGAAACGCGAGGACATGGATGCCCTCGAACTCAAGGTATACGAGCAGGATCAGCAGATTCAGCAGTTGAATCAAAAGATTGGCAAGACGACCAAGGAGCTTGAGGCAGCCCGCCCCGAGCAGGCCGATATGTGGTCTGACGTGCAGTCAATGCGCCCCCGCATGGCACGGATTGAATCCACTCTCGAAGAAATGCAGCACCGTTCCATGCAGTCTGAAGAAGACAGTTCTGCGCTGCAAAACGATGTCTCCTATCTCAAGAAAATGGTAGCCTATCTGGAAGCCAACCTGCGTGTCATGGCTTCCCAGTCAGGCATTGATCTTCCCGAGCCGCCTGCTGCTGCGCCAGCAGCCGCCCAGCCCGCTGCGACCGAGTCCGGAGCCCCCATGTCCGGCCCTGCCGGAGCTCCCATCCCGGCTACGGACACTGCCCCCGCTCCTTCTGCACAGACACCTGCTGCACAGGCCGCACCGACCGCACCGGCCGCACCGGCCGATCCCAATGTGCTTGTTGCCAAGGATGGCACGGAACTGGTTGTGAATCCGGGCAAGCCTCAGGCCGCACCCCCGGCAGCAAAGCCAGCCCCTGAAGCCCCTGCACAGCCCAAGGCTCAGGCCGAACCGGCTGTGACCGAACAGCAGCTGTATGACGCCGCCTTCACGGCCTTCAAGGAGCGCCGCTACAAGGATGCCCTGCGTATGTGGGAACAGTTCGAAAAGACCTATCCCAAACACACTCTCGTCCCCAACGCCATATTCTGGCAGGGCGAAAGCAATTATCAGATGAAGGAATATGCGCCCGCCATCCTCGCGTACCAGAAGGTCATCGACAAGTATTCCAAGAGTGACAAGTACCGTTCCGCCATGCTCAAGCAGGGCATTGCCTTCGGCAAACTGGGCAAAAAGCAGGCAGGCAGAGTACGCCTTGAAGAGCTGATCAAGAAGTTCCCCAAGACCCAGGAAGCTGACCGCGCCAGAAAAGCGCTTGCCGAAATGAAATAA
- a CDS encoding NIL domain-containing protein yields MTDKAYRKNIHLTFPPDLSGNPLVCNLTRLFDLTFNILKAQITPRKEGYMTLELIGTEENYHKGITYLKENHIKVSPVAQRISRDEESCMHCGMCTAICPTNSLYNDREARIVLFDKERCTACGMCVRVCPVNAMNVEVENGPW; encoded by the coding sequence ATGACTGATAAAGCTTACAGAAAGAACATTCATCTGACTTTTCCGCCAGATCTCTCCGGCAACCCGCTTGTATGCAACCTGACGCGGCTCTTTGATCTTACCTTCAACATTCTGAAGGCACAGATCACCCCCCGAAAGGAAGGCTACATGACCCTTGAACTCATCGGTACTGAAGAAAACTACCACAAGGGCATCACCTACCTTAAGGAAAACCACATCAAGGTTTCCCCTGTTGCGCAACGCATTTCCAGAGACGAAGAATCGTGCATGCACTGCGGCATGTGCACGGCGATCTGTCCCACCAACTCTCTGTATAATGACAGAGAGGCCCGCATTGTCCTGTTCGACAAGGAACGCTGCACCGCCTGCGGCATGTGCGTACGCGTATGTCCGGTCAATGCCATGAACGTGGAAGTGGAAAACGGCCCCTGGTAG
- a CDS encoding PilZ domain-containing protein translates to MEQRAYSRIRLFMKGRVRLLATESESPRFTGFSLPEAPVDGKTLANAHIPEALVSFLLDMDAKLNAVLAHLKQDRLQDDFPLWTEIYELSGAGIRCLDTGDLNVGDHVEIILFLSEFPLRVAGAMGRVLRKEQGNDGRPQCAIEFYRIHEDDLEKVVQHVFVEERRRIRTMRLEEN, encoded by the coding sequence ATGGAACAACGGGCATATTCAAGAATACGGCTCTTCATGAAAGGACGAGTGCGCCTTCTGGCGACAGAGTCCGAATCCCCCAGATTCACGGGATTCTCACTTCCTGAAGCTCCCGTGGACGGCAAGACGCTCGCCAATGCCCATATTCCCGAAGCGCTCGTATCTTTCCTGCTTGATATGGATGCCAAGCTCAACGCCGTACTGGCCCACCTCAAGCAGGACAGGCTTCAGGATGACTTCCCTCTCTGGACGGAAATCTATGAACTGAGTGGCGCCGGCATACGCTGTCTTGACACCGGCGACCTCAATGTCGGCGACCACGTTGAAATCATACTCTTTCTCAGCGAGTTTCCCCTGCGCGTCGCAGGCGCAATGGGGCGCGTGCTGAGAAAAGAGCAAGGTAATGACGGTAGACCTCAATGCGCCATAGAGTTCTACCGCATCCACGAGGATGACCTTGAAAAGGTCGTCCAGCATGTATTTGTTGAAGAGCGACGCAGGATCCGTACCATGCGGCTTGAAGAGAACTGA
- a CDS encoding protein phosphatase CheZ: MKTQEQIIDSVMERVSTQVADSIKDVISKTVEEALTSNLTRALLESEFYRRLSEDMREGLQSIYKEISTATKSECNNGADISPQAATNELFSEASKQLEEVRVTLEEATGKIMDILELQMVLRNKATSHLEDMSKRHSDDKDVQALLGLEDRLNNNLTDIMTHLSFQDLTGQRIKRIIKALQRIESTVLDLYLSTGLIIKAREENPEEDFEALEAKSKQKVSELKGPTRDASQNDVDDLLAQLGLG; encoded by the coding sequence ATGAAAACTCAAGAACAGATCATCGATTCCGTGATGGAACGCGTATCCACACAGGTTGCGGACAGCATCAAGGACGTTATTTCCAAAACCGTGGAAGAGGCCCTTACGAGCAACCTGACACGCGCCCTGCTTGAAAGCGAATTCTACCGCCGCCTCAGCGAAGACATGCGCGAAGGCCTGCAGAGCATCTACAAGGAAATCTCCACTGCCACCAAGAGCGAATGCAACAACGGTGCGGACATTTCCCCTCAGGCTGCCACCAACGAACTGTTCAGCGAAGCTTCAAAACAGCTGGAAGAAGTGCGCGTCACCCTTGAAGAAGCCACCGGCAAGATCATGGATATTCTTGAACTGCAGATGGTGCTGCGCAACAAGGCAACCTCTCACCTTGAAGACATGTCCAAGCGTCATAGCGACGACAAGGACGTGCAGGCCCTTCTCGGGTTGGAAGACCGCCTCAACAACAACCTGACCGACATCATGACCCACCTGAGCTTCCAGGATCTCACAGGGCAGCGCATCAAGCGCATCATCAAGGCCCTGCAGCGCATTGAGTCCACCGTTCTGGATCTCTATCTTTCCACCGGCCTCATCATCAAGGCCCGCGAAGAGAATCCGGAAGAAGATTTCGAAGCACTGGAGGCCAAGTCAAAACAGAAGGTCTCCGAGCTCAAAGGCCCCACCCGCGATGCCTCGCAGAACGACGTGGACGACCTGCTCGCACAGCTGGGACTTGGCTAA
- a CDS encoding NAD(P)/FAD-dependent oxidoreductase produces the protein MTNIPLAIIGSGPAGLSAAIYTARAGIETLIIGSEPKIAGDYEIDNYFGFSETISGRELVMQGRRQAERFGATIIDNRVLGLHHADYGGFHIKTDKGDYHACGLVLATGVTRVRPGIDNLAFYDGKGVSYCVSCDGFFYRGRTVMVLGEGIYAANQALELLSYTPHVSICTQGAPVTMNDEYRNRLKAAGIPVIETRIRTLKGEGGLSSVVFDDGSEKATDGLFIAMGEASSLDFAYTLGVERNGVFLVADNEQKTNIEGVFAAGDCTGGFLQISVAVGEGAKAAKSAIAHVKKLCK, from the coding sequence ATGACCAATATCCCTCTCGCCATCATCGGCTCTGGCCCCGCAGGGCTCTCTGCCGCTATCTATACGGCCCGTGCAGGCATTGAAACCTTGATCATCGGCAGCGAACCAAAGATCGCCGGGGACTACGAAATCGACAACTACTTCGGATTCAGCGAAACAATTTCCGGCCGCGAACTGGTGATGCAAGGAAGGCGGCAGGCTGAACGTTTCGGCGCCACCATCATCGACAATCGTGTACTGGGACTGCACCACGCCGATTACGGCGGCTTCCATATCAAGACCGACAAGGGCGACTATCACGCCTGCGGACTTGTTCTTGCCACAGGCGTCACCCGCGTGCGCCCCGGCATAGACAACCTTGCCTTTTACGACGGGAAGGGCGTTTCCTACTGCGTAAGCTGTGATGGTTTCTTCTACCGTGGCCGCACCGTCATGGTGCTTGGCGAGGGCATCTATGCCGCCAATCAGGCGCTGGAACTGCTTAGCTACACACCCCATGTTTCCATCTGCACGCAGGGAGCCCCCGTCACAATGAACGACGAGTACAGGAACCGCCTCAAAGCCGCAGGCATTCCCGTCATCGAAACACGCATACGCACACTGAAGGGAGAAGGCGGCCTCTCTTCCGTCGTTTTTGACGACGGCAGCGAAAAGGCAACAGACGGCCTCTTCATTGCAATGGGCGAAGCTTCTTCTCTCGACTTCGCCTACACCTTGGGTGTGGAACGAAATGGCGTTTTTCTGGTGGCGGATAATGAGCAGAAAACCAACATCGAAGGCGTGTTCGCAGCTGGCGACTGCACCGGCGGTTTTCTGCAGATCAGTGTGGCTGTAGGCGAAGGAGCCAAAGCTGCAAAATCTGCTATTGCTCATGTGAAAAAGCTATGCAAATAA